One Terriglobales bacterium DNA segment encodes these proteins:
- a CDS encoding YraN family protein, whose protein sequence is MSGRLTRLAVRTLDAAARLVLRPPSGEAVHMATGRRGEEEAYFYLRQHGYVMVARNFRSPRRKGEIDLIGWEGDVLCFIEVKTRTTRAVAPAEAAVDLEKQQDLIAVAREYLRRVEGQPGCRFDIVSIYLEEGRPVDITLFKNAFPMA, encoded by the coding sequence ATGTCCGGAAGGCTGACACGGCTTGCAGTCCGCACCCTCGATGCGGCGGCGCGCCTGGTTCTGCGGCCACCTTCCGGCGAAGCCGTCCACATGGCCACCGGACGCCGGGGCGAGGAAGAAGCCTACTTCTACCTGCGGCAGCACGGATACGTGATGGTGGCACGGAACTTCCGCTCACCCCGTCGCAAGGGAGAAATCGACCTCATCGGCTGGGAGGGCGACGTGCTGTGCTTTATCGAGGTCAAGACGCGCACCACCCGCGCGGTGGCGCCCGCCGAGGCCGCGGTGGACCTCGAGAAGCAACAGGACCTCATCGCCGTGGCGCGCGAATACTTGCGGCGGGTCGAAGGCCAGCCGGGCTGCCGCTTCGACATCGTGAGCATCTATCTGGAAGAGGGCCGGCCTGTGGATATTACGCTGTTCAAGAATGCCTTCCCGATGGCGTAG